Proteins encoded by one window of Rubinisphaera margarita:
- a CDS encoding DUF58 domain-containing protein, with protein sequence MIQDSKRYLPPEAVSRISRLEIQARNVVEGFLNGLHRSPYFGQSIEFVQHREYVTGDDIRKIDWKVWSKTDKFYIKQFEEETNQRTTLLVDVSESMTYSSHGVSKLDYACQLASALTYLLIKQQDAVGLTTFDDGIRDMLPFRSKKNHLHDVIRTLVMAEPQSQKTGIYPMLRRTAEQRVRRGLVVLISDLFCDRQELFKGLKLLRLRGHDVMLFHILDPQEVDFDFNGTTKFEGMENAGELICDPRGLRADYLKAMEEFLAEIRRFCAGHVVDYRSIVTTEHLDAILAHYLKHRVGMRKN encoded by the coding sequence GTGATCCAAGACTCAAAAAGATATTTGCCGCCTGAGGCGGTCAGTCGGATCTCGCGACTTGAGATTCAGGCACGCAATGTGGTGGAAGGATTCCTCAATGGATTGCACCGAAGTCCCTATTTCGGCCAGTCGATCGAATTCGTCCAGCACCGCGAGTACGTGACCGGGGACGACATCCGCAAAATCGACTGGAAGGTCTGGTCCAAGACCGACAAGTTCTACATCAAGCAGTTCGAAGAAGAGACCAACCAGCGGACAACTCTGCTGGTCGATGTCAGTGAGTCGATGACGTACTCGTCGCATGGGGTTTCCAAGCTTGATTACGCCTGTCAGTTAGCTTCCGCGCTCACTTATCTCCTGATCAAACAACAGGACGCGGTCGGTCTGACGACATTCGATGACGGCATCCGGGACATGCTTCCGTTTCGTAGCAAAAAGAATCATCTGCACGACGTGATTCGCACGCTGGTCATGGCCGAACCACAGTCGCAGAAGACCGGCATCTATCCGATGCTCCGACGGACCGCCGAACAGCGGGTGCGTCGCGGACTGGTGGTTTTGATTTCCGATCTGTTCTGTGATCGCCAGGAACTGTTTAAAGGACTCAAGCTGCTGCGACTGCGGGGGCACGATGTAATGCTCTTTCACATTCTCGATCCGCAGGAAGTCGATTTCGATTTCAACGGCACGACAAAGTTCGAGGGGATGGAGAACGCGGGAGAACTGATCTGCGATCCCCGCGGTTTGCGAGCCGATTATCTCAAGGCGATGGAAGAGTTTCTGGCCGAGATTCGGCGGTTCTGTGCCGGCCATGTTGTCGACTATCGTTCGATTGTGACCACCGAGCACCTCGATGCGATTTTGGCTCATTATCTCAAGCACCGTGTCGGTATGCGAAAGAACTAG
- a CDS encoding BatA domain-containing protein, producing MLSQFFINPWLAAGGVALVSIPIIIHLMNRLRYRTVRFAAMEFLLQSQEQNRRRLLFEQLLLLLLRILIVLAIVALFARLLLDPSQLSLLEKNETHHLIVLDDSGSMRDRWGETTAYGEALQTLKRLVSDLASHGGNHSVTLMQTSNPDRTAASFTSRRADTSLVGELEDQLETMQRNCGYGSAEWREVFPAVERQLTANKGAFQIVHVLSDFRQQEWGASPTLKTDLETLTDERIRVHLVPTVPSLHGNLSVVNFEGSLHTAAVGVPVELTAEVSNGGDTVVENVPVRVLVNGEPLPQSISIPSIEAGDSVNESFEVTLTSAGEHAISVQLPADALEADNTRYVTINVPERQRVLIADGSEQTREAEYVADALAADSSITGFEVVIVRPDALRDLNLNEFTALYLLNVDRLSPDILRSVTAYVEAGGGLAWFMGDRVDASFYNGLSDESDEDEESEASDDQAALMASSIFPLDIAASPIELPRADPTNPGADLQLADRPLFEILNAEEGLLAYYLNIYRYVPLADGTVPQSVRVLGRLRNQAPLFFETRFGRGRVFVSLTSAGPMSPVLEQRWHNWPFDINAPGFTVFHLELVKYIASRQGASSTRLVGEDLLVEIDPAVAYPDVTFYPPEETGRSPVTMTATAEVENNGEAQQVSPENGTVQLLAQFDQTQTPGIYRISKEDLSRVATTELVAFNVPAEESELALSTPEAMRRELAGVDGIVVQDVGGLEGLTQDDPGRELRMFLLALLVALLIGEQWLAYRLGYHARNPSAKPAGLRSILRSRYGRGRDLGPRTQTGRSTTGGRS from the coding sequence ATGTTGTCTCAGTTTTTTATTAATCCCTGGCTGGCGGCAGGCGGTGTCGCACTGGTGTCAATTCCGATCATCATTCATTTGATGAATCGCCTGCGCTACCGGACCGTTCGTTTCGCGGCGATGGAATTCCTGCTTCAGAGTCAGGAACAGAACCGTCGCAGGCTGCTGTTCGAACAGCTGTTGCTCCTGCTTCTCCGAATTCTGATCGTGCTGGCGATCGTGGCTCTGTTCGCTCGCCTTCTGCTCGATCCTTCGCAGTTATCGTTGTTGGAGAAGAATGAAACGCATCACCTGATTGTGCTCGACGACAGTGGTTCGATGCGGGATCGCTGGGGCGAGACGACCGCTTACGGCGAGGCATTGCAAACCCTGAAGCGGCTCGTCTCGGATCTGGCGTCTCACGGCGGCAACCACTCCGTGACGCTGATGCAGACCTCGAATCCGGATCGGACCGCGGCGAGCTTCACCAGCCGGCGTGCGGATACCTCGCTCGTTGGAGAACTGGAAGATCAGCTGGAAACGATGCAGCGGAATTGCGGATATGGATCAGCCGAATGGCGAGAGGTCTTCCCGGCTGTTGAGCGACAGCTGACGGCTAACAAGGGGGCTTTTCAGATTGTGCACGTTCTCTCCGACTTCCGGCAACAGGAATGGGGAGCATCGCCGACGTTGAAAACCGATCTCGAAACGCTGACCGATGAGCGGATTCGCGTGCATCTCGTGCCGACCGTGCCTTCGCTGCATGGGAATCTGTCCGTCGTAAACTTTGAAGGCAGTCTCCACACGGCGGCTGTCGGCGTGCCAGTCGAACTGACTGCCGAGGTATCGAATGGAGGAGACACGGTCGTCGAGAACGTGCCTGTCCGGGTGCTTGTGAATGGGGAACCGTTGCCGCAATCGATCAGCATTCCAAGCATCGAGGCGGGAGATTCCGTCAACGAATCGTTCGAGGTCACGTTGACCTCGGCGGGCGAACATGCCATCTCCGTGCAGTTACCGGCCGACGCCCTGGAGGCGGATAACACGCGGTACGTGACGATCAACGTTCCAGAACGTCAGCGGGTGCTTATTGCGGATGGATCGGAACAGACACGCGAAGCAGAGTACGTCGCCGATGCTCTTGCAGCCGACTCGTCCATTACCGGCTTCGAGGTTGTCATCGTTCGGCCAGACGCCTTGCGAGACCTGAATCTCAATGAATTTACGGCGCTCTATCTGTTGAACGTGGATCGTCTCTCTCCGGACATTCTGCGATCCGTGACGGCCTACGTCGAAGCTGGCGGAGGACTTGCCTGGTTCATGGGAGATCGCGTCGATGCTTCGTTCTACAACGGGCTGAGTGACGAATCCGACGAGGACGAAGAATCCGAAGCTTCCGATGATCAGGCGGCTCTGATGGCATCCTCCATCTTTCCACTGGACATCGCCGCTTCGCCCATCGAGCTGCCGCGAGCAGACCCGACGAATCCCGGCGCAGATCTGCAACTGGCTGATCGCCCTCTGTTCGAGATTTTAAATGCCGAAGAGGGACTTCTGGCTTACTATCTGAATATCTATCGCTATGTGCCGCTGGCTGATGGCACGGTGCCGCAGTCAGTCCGCGTGTTGGGGCGGTTGCGAAATCAGGCTCCACTCTTCTTCGAAACCCGCTTTGGCCGGGGGCGGGTGTTTGTCTCGCTGACATCGGCCGGTCCGATGAGTCCTGTGCTCGAGCAACGATGGCATAACTGGCCGTTCGATATCAATGCCCCCGGTTTCACGGTCTTTCACCTCGAACTCGTCAAGTACATCGCCAGTCGACAGGGAGCGTCCTCCACGCGGCTGGTTGGCGAAGACCTGCTGGTGGAGATCGATCCGGCGGTCGCCTATCCCGATGTCACTTTCTATCCGCCGGAAGAAACGGGGCGCAGTCCTGTCACCATGACGGCCACGGCGGAAGTCGAGAATAATGGCGAAGCGCAACAGGTGAGTCCGGAGAATGGAACGGTCCAGCTGCTGGCGCAGTTTGATCAGACACAGACGCCGGGCATCTATCGGATCAGTAAAGAGGACCTGTCCCGCGTGGCGACCACCGAACTGGTCGCGTTTAATGTTCCGGCTGAAGAATCCGAGTTGGCTCTCTCGACGCCTGAAGCGATGCGGCGCGAACTGGCCGGCGTGGACGGAATTGTCGTCCAGGATGTCGGCGGACTTGAAGGACTGACGCAGGACGATCCGGGACGCGAACTGCGGATGTTCCTGCTGGCCCTCCTCGTTGCCCTGTTGATTGGCGAACAGTGGCTGGCTTATCGTCTGGGATATCACGCCCGCAATCCGAGCGCGAAGCCAGCCGGGTTGCGATCCATTCTGCGTTCTCGATACGGCCGGGGACGCGATCTTGGGCCACGAACTCAAACGGGACGCTCCACGACGGGAGGGAGATCATGA
- a CDS encoding NPCBM/NEW2 domain-containing protein, which yields MPFGFDLVRFIAGSCAALCLFVSSAFAVDVATMDGKTITGELSDLASEQLVLESGGNVNAISLDRVMTVSWPENKAKPAAGGSASQQIRLTDGSQLRGSQATGDGLTVSFASSAFGTISVPFRNVKSLLLKPLDDVTREPWQELLSKTAADDRLVIRKGDVLDFLPGVVTEYNESEISFLYDGSEIDVPIAKVFGIIHAVAMQPGTQARCAVETVTGERLLVQSVALQGQELIASTGPQQQIRCSTENISRLDFSLGRVVYLSDLTPEGTEYTPFFDTIWEYQRDRTADGKQLQLGREKFSRGLWIHSRTELTYRLAGEYTRLHAVMGIDHGVAAAGHGDVDVIIRGDDEVLYQGNVNARMDPIPLDLPLSGKRFLYITVDFGKGLDIGDHLDLVDARLLK from the coding sequence ATGCCCTTTGGATTCGATCTTGTCCGTTTCATCGCCGGGAGCTGCGCGGCTCTGTGTCTGTTCGTCTCCTCTGCGTTCGCGGTCGATGTCGCGACGATGGACGGGAAGACAATTACTGGCGAACTCAGCGATCTCGCCAGCGAGCAGCTCGTCCTGGAGTCTGGCGGAAACGTGAATGCGATTTCACTTGACCGCGTCATGACTGTCAGCTGGCCGGAGAACAAGGCGAAACCCGCAGCCGGCGGCAGCGCCTCTCAGCAGATTCGCCTGACAGATGGCTCGCAGCTTCGCGGCAGTCAGGCAACAGGAGACGGGTTGACCGTTTCGTTCGCCTCCAGTGCATTCGGAACCATCAGCGTTCCTTTCCGGAATGTGAAATCGCTGCTCCTGAAGCCGTTGGATGATGTCACCCGTGAACCGTGGCAGGAGTTGCTTTCGAAAACAGCAGCCGATGATCGGCTCGTGATCCGTAAGGGGGACGTTCTCGATTTCCTTCCCGGCGTAGTCACCGAGTACAATGAGTCCGAGATCTCCTTCCTTTATGATGGCAGCGAGATCGACGTCCCCATTGCCAAAGTATTCGGCATCATCCACGCCGTGGCGATGCAACCCGGGACTCAGGCTCGGTGTGCTGTTGAGACCGTGACCGGGGAGCGTCTGCTCGTCCAGAGTGTCGCTCTGCAGGGGCAGGAGTTAATCGCCAGCACCGGGCCGCAGCAGCAGATTCGATGTTCGACTGAGAACATTTCCCGCCTCGATTTCAGCCTCGGGCGAGTCGTTTATCTTTCCGACCTGACACCTGAAGGCACCGAGTACACTCCGTTCTTCGATACGATCTGGGAATACCAGCGGGACCGTACTGCGGATGGAAAGCAACTGCAGTTGGGCCGGGAGAAGTTCTCGCGGGGGCTCTGGATTCATTCCAGGACGGAGCTGACTTATCGCCTCGCCGGGGAGTACACGCGACTGCATGCGGTGATGGGAATTGACCATGGAGTGGCTGCCGCCGGGCATGGTGATGTCGACGTGATCATTCGCGGCGATGACGAAGTGTTGTATCAAGGCAATGTGAATGCCCGCATGGATCCCATCCCGCTCGATCTTCCCCTGAGCGGCAAACGCTTCCTTTACATTACGGTCGACTTTGGCAAGGGACTTGATATTGGCGACCACCTGGATCTTGTGGATGCACGACTACTTAAATAG
- a CDS encoding S1C family serine protease gives MHDYLNRYLTAAVASIVAALLCLGGATRLAAQIELPPEVIAAEQQRIEVIDRISPTVVAIFPPDGQGGGSGVLISPNGLTLTNFHVVDGAGPFLKCGLNDGKIYDAVLMGIDPTGDVAMIQLLGRDDFPFARLGDSDTVQVGDWALAMGNPFLLAEDFQPTLTFGMVSGVQRYQYPAGTFLEYTDCIQVDTSINPGNSGGPLFNEQGEVVGINGRISVEKRGRVNAGAGYAISINQIKNFRDHLQSGRVVDHATLGATVRSDEFSTVIVDTILETSSAYFCGLRRGDEIISFGGRPIGSVNQLKNVLGIYPKGWKIPLVYRREGERFEIFPRLEALHSTGELLEFAGEPPMPANPDDEPKEEMPIPIPLPHGKKPIVIPEEHKHLYEGRLGFVNYHFNRTRQDKLLNGMKSLGDFGGPDRKWTFTGQIAGGAEFRLVLAEFACLLELPQEQRAFLMDLGRPETFVAGLNSEGMLMALYEWQQFMTKGKDAFTEMYYVGSEPLDGVGQRVDVLFTLDSEREIRWYFDQGAGQLVGWDVRLRPDMPECGIRIPTWKPDQPHSTPVQFSVVVDGKPATIFEVKSMETGDVEKPAP, from the coding sequence ATGCACGACTACTTAAATAGATATCTGACCGCTGCAGTCGCTTCGATTGTTGCCGCTCTGCTCTGCCTGGGGGGAGCAACCAGACTCGCTGCGCAGATCGAACTTCCGCCCGAAGTGATCGCCGCTGAACAGCAGCGGATCGAAGTCATCGACCGGATCAGCCCGACTGTCGTGGCGATCTTCCCGCCCGATGGCCAGGGAGGCGGCTCTGGCGTGTTGATTTCGCCGAATGGACTCACGCTGACGAACTTCCACGTCGTCGATGGAGCCGGGCCATTCCTCAAGTGTGGTCTCAACGACGGCAAAATTTACGATGCCGTGCTGATGGGAATCGATCCGACGGGTGATGTCGCCATGATTCAGCTGCTCGGGCGGGACGATTTTCCGTTTGCCCGTCTGGGCGACAGCGATACCGTTCAGGTTGGCGACTGGGCGCTGGCGATGGGCAATCCGTTTCTGCTGGCTGAAGACTTTCAGCCGACGTTGACGTTCGGCATGGTCAGTGGGGTGCAGCGGTATCAGTATCCGGCCGGGACGTTTCTTGAATACACCGACTGCATTCAGGTCGATACTTCGATCAATCCCGGGAATTCCGGCGGGCCGCTGTTCAACGAACAGGGCGAGGTCGTCGGGATCAATGGCCGGATTTCCGTAGAGAAGCGCGGTCGCGTGAATGCCGGAGCCGGGTATGCGATTTCGATCAATCAGATCAAGAACTTCCGCGACCATCTTCAGAGTGGACGCGTTGTCGATCATGCCACGCTTGGAGCGACCGTAAGGTCCGACGAGTTCTCGACCGTGATCGTCGATACGATTCTGGAAACGAGCAGCGCCTACTTCTGTGGACTCCGTCGCGGGGACGAGATTATCTCCTTCGGGGGGCGTCCGATCGGGAGCGTCAATCAGCTGAAGAATGTGCTCGGGATCTATCCGAAAGGCTGGAAGATCCCGCTGGTCTACCGCCGCGAGGGCGAACGGTTCGAGATCTTCCCCCGTCTGGAAGCCCTGCATTCGACGGGTGAACTGCTTGAGTTTGCTGGTGAACCTCCCATGCCGGCCAATCCGGACGACGAGCCGAAGGAAGAGATGCCGATCCCCATTCCGTTGCCGCACGGCAAGAAGCCGATCGTAATTCCGGAAGAGCACAAGCATCTCTACGAGGGGCGGCTCGGTTTCGTCAACTACCACTTCAACCGGACTCGCCAGGACAAACTGCTCAACGGCATGAAGTCGCTCGGCGATTTCGGAGGCCCGGACCGCAAATGGACATTCACCGGGCAGATTGCCGGCGGAGCCGAGTTCAGGCTCGTGCTTGCCGAGTTTGCCTGTCTGCTCGAACTGCCGCAGGAACAGCGTGCCTTTCTGATGGACCTTGGCCGACCGGAAACGTTTGTCGCAGGTCTGAACTCGGAAGGCATGCTGATGGCTCTTTACGAGTGGCAGCAGTTTATGACGAAGGGGAAGGATGCCTTCACCGAGATGTACTACGTCGGCAGCGAACCGCTCGACGGCGTTGGGCAGCGGGTCGATGTTCTGTTTACTCTCGATTCAGAACGCGAAATCCGCTGGTACTTCGATCAGGGAGCCGGGCAGCTGGTCGGCTGGGATGTGCGACTGCGGCCTGATATGCCCGAATGCGGCATCCGTATTCCAACGTGGAAGCCGGATCAGCCACACTCCACGCCGGTGCAGTTCTCGGTCGTTGTCGACGGAAAGCCGGCGACTATCTTTGAAGTTAAGTCCATGGAAACTGGCGACGTGGAGAAACCGGCTCCCTGA
- a CDS encoding S1C family serine protease — protein MFWNNIQRDLRLTPLWCALLVLLVSAPVRGDQQETLSEVLPKTVKLYGAGGLANLASYGTGILISADGHILTVWNHLLDTDSVVAVLDNGRRLPATFVAGAGEAGLAVLKIEVRNAPHFDLSKLAQRGPGTPVLGFSNMFNVAAGDEPVSVIHGVIAMVGPLPARRGRFDMTYKGDVIVVDAVMNNPGAAGGALTTSTGELLGIIGKEIRDSRSNLWINYAIPLYDFRETIGQLVRGEVVTGDRVELPPVIRPVDTMPMGFRLVPDVVARTPAYIDVVQPGSPAAESGLLQDDLIVLANDDLVQSCREFYERLHQLQKGDVLRVTVRRGRELINAELIVPELN, from the coding sequence ATGTTCTGGAATAATATTCAGCGTGATCTCCGACTGACTCCGCTCTGGTGTGCGCTTCTCGTTCTGCTCGTGTCCGCACCCGTTCGCGGCGACCAGCAGGAGACGCTGAGCGAGGTGTTGCCGAAGACGGTGAAGCTTTACGGAGCCGGCGGGCTGGCCAATCTGGCGAGCTACGGCACCGGAATTCTGATCTCAGCCGATGGCCACATTCTCACGGTCTGGAACCATCTGCTCGATACCGATTCGGTCGTCGCGGTGCTCGATAATGGGCGACGTCTGCCCGCGACATTTGTCGCCGGCGCCGGGGAAGCCGGCCTGGCGGTGCTCAAGATCGAGGTTCGCAATGCTCCCCACTTCGATTTGAGTAAGCTCGCACAGCGAGGGCCGGGAACGCCGGTGCTTGGCTTCAGCAATATGTTCAATGTCGCAGCCGGCGATGAGCCGGTTTCCGTCATTCACGGCGTCATCGCCATGGTCGGTCCCCTGCCCGCTCGACGAGGCCGGTTCGACATGACATATAAGGGCGATGTGATCGTGGTCGATGCCGTGATGAACAATCCGGGCGCGGCCGGCGGGGCACTGACGACTTCGACGGGGGAACTGCTCGGGATCATCGGGAAAGAGATTCGCGACAGCCGCTCCAACCTGTGGATCAACTACGCCATTCCGCTGTACGACTTCCGCGAGACGATCGGGCAGCTTGTCCGCGGAGAAGTTGTGACCGGAGACCGTGTCGAGTTGCCGCCTGTCATTCGTCCGGTCGATACGATGCCGATGGGCTTTCGGCTCGTTCCCGATGTCGTCGCCCGAACTCCCGCTTACATCGATGTCGTTCAGCCCGGTTCCCCAGCCGCCGAGTCGGGACTGCTGCAGGACGATCTGATCGTCCTTGCCAACGACGACCTCGTGCAGTCGTGCAGAGAGTTCTACGAACGGCTGCATCAGCTGCAGAAAGGCGACGTCCTCCGGGTGACCGTCCGCCGGGGCCGGGAACTGATCAATGCTGAGCTCATCGTTCCTGAGCTGAACTAG
- the uvrB gene encoding excinuclease ABC subunit UvrB yields the protein MSGFELVSEFAPGGDQPKAIDSLVRGLEEGKRNQVLLGVTGSGKTFTMANVIQKLNRPTLVLSHNKTLAAQLYAEFRDFFPNNAVTYFVSYYDYYQPEAYIPQRDIYIEKDASINDEIDRLRLLATSALVSRRDVIVVASVSCIYGLGSPKDYLDMMIPLRIGQQVNRDELLLQLIDIHYDRNDYQRARGKFRVRGDVIELWPAYEEFAYRIELWGDEVESLSIIDPVSGDVHKIHNDIYIYPAKHFVLPQSRIDSAMVEIEEELNTRLEEFRREGKLLEMQRLSARTRYDMELLKETGFCPGIENYSRALAGRKPGQPPYTLYDFFPDDFLMFIDESHVTLPQVRAMYAGDRSRKQALVDHGFRLPMALDNRPLTFDEWNARRNQVVFVSATPADWELDQSEGEIVEQIIRPTGLVDPVVHVLPARRQVPHLVEQIKLRIERNERTLVTTLTKRLAEDLTGYLQDEGLKCAWLHSELDAIERVEILRELREGVHDTVIGVNLLREGLDLPEVSLVAILDADKEGFLRNDTSLIQTIGRSARNVNAEVILYADTVTPSMQLAMDETNRRRELQLEYNRKHGITPETIKKAIRRGIEDEIEARQIVQKAAGVSSETEFVTQEYLKAMEGEMLTAAENLEFERAAELRDRIEKLREKVGQEIPVGDKDTPGFAPKGNRQRRKKTGRKGTSRKRPG from the coding sequence ATGTCTGGATTTGAACTTGTCAGTGAGTTTGCCCCCGGCGGGGACCAGCCGAAGGCGATTGATTCGCTCGTTCGCGGTCTCGAGGAAGGCAAACGCAATCAGGTACTCCTCGGCGTGACCGGTTCCGGGAAGACGTTCACGATGGCGAACGTCATCCAGAAACTGAACCGCCCGACGCTCGTGCTGTCGCATAACAAAACGCTGGCCGCCCAGCTGTACGCCGAATTCCGCGACTTCTTTCCGAACAACGCGGTCACGTATTTCGTGAGCTACTACGACTACTATCAGCCCGAAGCCTACATTCCGCAACGCGACATCTACATTGAGAAAGATGCCTCGATCAACGATGAGATCGACCGGCTGCGGCTGCTCGCCACCAGTGCGCTCGTCAGCCGGCGGGATGTGATTGTCGTGGCCAGCGTCAGTTGCATCTATGGCCTCGGTTCGCCGAAGGATTATCTCGACATGATGATCCCCCTGCGGATCGGCCAGCAGGTGAATCGAGACGAACTTCTGCTGCAGTTGATCGACATTCACTACGACCGCAACGACTATCAGCGGGCTCGCGGCAAATTCCGGGTGCGGGGTGATGTGATCGAGCTCTGGCCGGCGTATGAGGAGTTCGCGTATCGCATCGAGCTCTGGGGCGATGAAGTCGAGTCGCTGTCGATTATCGATCCGGTTTCCGGCGATGTGCATAAGATTCACAACGACATTTACATCTACCCGGCCAAGCATTTCGTGCTGCCGCAGAGCCGCATCGACAGCGCGATGGTCGAGATTGAAGAGGAACTCAACACGCGGCTCGAGGAGTTCCGTCGGGAAGGCAAGCTGCTCGAAATGCAGCGGCTCAGTGCCCGAACCCGCTACGACATGGAGCTGTTGAAAGAGACCGGATTCTGCCCGGGGATCGAGAATTATTCACGGGCGCTGGCGGGCCGCAAACCGGGCCAGCCGCCTTATACGCTCTACGACTTCTTCCCCGACGACTTCCTGATGTTCATCGATGAGTCGCACGTCACCCTGCCCCAGGTGCGGGCCATGTATGCCGGCGACCGGTCGCGCAAGCAGGCACTCGTCGATCACGGTTTCCGACTGCCGATGGCGCTCGACAACCGCCCGCTCACGTTCGACGAATGGAACGCCCGGCGGAATCAGGTGGTTTTCGTTTCTGCCACTCCCGCCGACTGGGAACTCGATCAGTCCGAAGGCGAGATCGTCGAACAGATCATTCGTCCGACCGGCCTCGTTGATCCGGTCGTGCACGTTCTCCCGGCTCGTCGACAGGTGCCCCATCTGGTCGAACAGATCAAGCTGCGAATCGAAAGGAACGAACGAACCCTGGTCACCACGCTCACCAAGCGGCTCGCCGAGGATCTTACGGGCTATCTGCAGGACGAGGGGCTCAAGTGCGCCTGGCTGCATTCGGAGCTCGATGCGATTGAACGGGTCGAGATCCTGCGGGAACTCCGCGAAGGTGTGCACGACACGGTTATTGGTGTGAACCTGCTGAGAGAAGGTCTCGACCTGCCGGAAGTGTCTCTGGTCGCGATTCTCGATGCCGACAAGGAAGGCTTTCTGCGAAACGACACAAGTCTGATTCAGACCATCGGCCGCTCTGCCCGGAACGTGAATGCCGAGGTGATTCTCTACGCCGACACCGTCACGCCGAGTATGCAACTCGCGATGGACGAAACGAACCGCCGCCGCGAGCTGCAGCTCGAATACAACCGTAAACATGGTATTACGCCGGAGACGATCAAGAAGGCGATCCGTCGCGGCATCGAAGACGAAATCGAAGCCCGTCAGATCGTTCAGAAAGCCGCCGGCGTTTCTTCAGAGACGGAATTCGTGACGCAGGAATACCTGAAGGCGATGGAAGGCGAAATGCTCACGGCTGCCGAGAACCTCGAATTCGAGCGAGCCGCCGAACTCCGGGACCGCATCGAGAAACTCCGAGAAAAAGTCGGCCAGGAGATCCCGGTGGGCGACAAAGACACGCCGGGGTTCGCACCGAAGGGGAATCGTCAGCGACGGAAGAAGACGGGGAGGAAGGGAACATCGAGGAAACGGCCGGGATGA
- a CDS encoding alpha/beta hydrolase family protein: MPTCRLLICLIALCLFYSTPVEAADLPALTEFKFRSTLDDSEQPALVWMPEQAKTEATPLLVFLHSWSGNYLQNNSKWQKEAVERNWVYLHPNFRGRNDHPEACGSELARQDILDSIEHVLEDANIDRSRIYLAGTSGGGHMAMLMAGYHPDKFSAVTAWVGISDLAEWHRFHARTTPIGNYARMIERSLGGPPGQSKEINARYRNRSPIFHLGNTGDLPIDLNAGIHDGHTGSVPITHTLNAFNRIARAQESPEVTEDEIKQLSNEQPLVAPQPSDNVSKTEYNVDIHLRRHAGPARVTIFEGGHEGLPHPAMEWLEDQLRETSWE; this comes from the coding sequence ATGCCCACCTGCCGCCTCCTGATTTGCCTGATTGCACTCTGCCTGTTCTACTCAACTCCGGTTGAAGCAGCCGATCTGCCGGCTCTCACGGAGTTCAAGTTCCGCAGCACGCTCGACGATTCCGAGCAGCCCGCTCTCGTCTGGATGCCCGAACAGGCGAAGACGGAAGCGACGCCGCTCCTTGTCTTCCTTCATTCGTGGAGCGGGAACTATCTGCAGAACAACAGCAAATGGCAGAAGGAAGCGGTCGAACGGAACTGGGTCTATCTGCATCCCAATTTCCGTGGCCGGAACGATCATCCCGAAGCGTGCGGCTCGGAACTCGCCCGGCAGGACATCCTCGACAGCATTGAGCATGTGCTCGAAGACGCGAACATCGACCGCTCCCGCATTTATCTGGCTGGCACTTCCGGCGGCGGGCACATGGCGATGCTGATGGCCGGCTATCATCCCGATAAGTTCTCAGCCGTTACCGCCTGGGTCGGCATCAGCGATCTGGCCGAATGGCACCGCTTCCATGCCCGCACCACGCCGATCGGCAACTACGCCCGCATGATCGAACGCAGCCTCGGCGGCCCACCGGGACAGAGCAAAGAAATCAACGCGAGATATCGCAATCGCTCACCCATTTTCCATCTCGGCAACACCGGCGACCTCCCCATTGATCTGAACGCCGGCATCCACGACGGCCACACCGGCTCGGTGCCGATCACGCACACCCTCAACGCCTTCAACCGCATCGCCCGTGCGCAGGAAAGCCCAGAGGTGACTGAGGACGAGATCAAGCAACTCAGCAATGAACAGCCGCTCGTCGCGCCACAGCCCTCGGACAACGTCTCGAAAACCGAATACAACGTCGACATCCACCTCCGCCGCCACGCCGGCCCGGCTCGAGTCACCATCTTCGAAGGCGGCCACGAGGGTCTGCCGCACCCCGCGATGGAGTGGCTGGAAGATCAGCTGCGGGAGACGAGTTGGGAGTAG